A stretch of the Kwoniella shandongensis chromosome 13, complete sequence genome encodes the following:
- a CDS encoding NAD(P)H:quinone oxidoreductase, type IV → MTTKMNKTIVVFGATGLQGTAMIRALTTSDPTWTILALTRNPTSPSSQKLASYPGVKLVKVDANCMEEPDKVFASLGMEKGDVHGVFSVQGYENDANIVKFGCAIADAAKDFGVKHFVYSSCDFGGLDDTGCSIFEVKRTVENHIKSIDLPYTFLRPVQFMETWTPETPFPFKIGRTVTMKYTYSSPDTDKRLQLISTRDIGIVAAKAFINGPGWKNGIVRLAGDQLNPKQLDAVYQEVLGTKVPLVPWFLALTAKKFVPVVKGFSEFFAKQGWNVDIDELRRDIPELEDYRTFLKRYKAEKGMSVAAKPIIVVAFYSTYGHITSLAEEVIKGAEESGAIVKPYFIEETLPKEVLEKMYAGGSLAPKYPLITPEDLKEADGIIFGAPTRYGRLPAQVSAFFDKTGGLWATGALTGKFVSLFTSAAGQHSGHESTALTTYPFFAHHGMVYVPIGYSDPVVGNIDGVQGGSPYGASLIAGSDGSKQATANDLQVARHQGKYFGSFVGTFVKGKNAA, encoded by the exons ATGACAACCAAGATGAACAAAACTATCGTCGTTTTCGGAGCGACAGGTCTGCAAGGTACAGCGATGATCCGG GCACTTACCACCTCCGACCCCACATGGACCATCCTCGCCCTCACACGTAATccaacctctccttcatctcaaAAACTCGCCTCGTACCCTGGTGTAAAACTTGTCAAAGTCGATGCGAACTGTATGGAAGAGCCTGACAAGGTTTTTGCATCACTTGGAATGGAAAAGGGAGATGTTCATGGAGTTTTTAGCGTACAAGGTTATGAGAATGATGCGAATATTGTGAAATTTG GCTGCGCTATCGCAGACGCTGCAAAGGATTTCGGGGTCAAGCACTTCGTTTACTCGTCTTGTGATTTTGGCGGACTGGACGATACTGGTTGTTCCAT ATTCGAAGTGAAACGTACTGTTGAGAATCACATCAAATCCATCGATCTCCCATACACGTTCCTCCGTCCTGTCCAATTCATGGAAACTTGGACACCTGAGaccccattcccattcaagATCGGTCGGACTGTCACCATGAAATACACTTATTCATCTCCCGATACCGACAAGAGATTACAGCTTATCAGTACGCGAGACATCGGGATCGTAGCTGCCAAAGCGTTCATAAACGGGCCGGGGTGGAAAAATGGGATTGTCAGATTAGCAGGTGATCAGCTCAACCCAAAGCAATTGGACGCAGTGTATCAGGAAGTGCTGGGGACGAAAGTACCCCTCGTCCCTTGGTTCTTGGCCTTGACAGCGAAGAAGTTTGTACCTGTCGTCAAGGGATTCTCAGAG TTCTTTGCCAAGCAGGGTTGGAATGTGGATATcgacgagttgagaagagataTACCTGAGCTGGAAGATTATAGGACGTTTCTGAAACGATacaaggcggagaaggggat GTCCGTCGCCGCCAAGCctatcatcgtcgtcgcctTCTATTCGACCTACGGTCACATCACCTCGCTCGCCGAGGAGGTCATCAAGGGTGCTGAGGAGTCTGGTGCTATCGTCAAGCCCTACTTCAT CGAGGAGACTCTCCCCAAGGAGGTCCTCGAGAAGATGTACGCCGGTGGTTCGCTCGCCCCCAAGTACCCCTTGATCACCCCCGAGGACCTCAAGGAGGCCGACGGTATCATCTTCGGTGCTCCTACCCGATACGGTCGACTTCCCGCTCAGGtctccgccttcttcgacaagaCCGGTGGTCTTTGGGCCACTGGTGCCCTCACCGGCAAATTCGTCTCCCTTTTCACCTCTGCCGCCGGTCAGCACAGTGGTCACGAG TCCACTGCGCTCACCacctaccccttcttcgcgCACC ACGGTA TGGTCTACGTTCCCATCGGTTACTCTGACCCTGTCGTCGGTAACATCGACGGTGTCCAGGGTGGTTCCCCTTACGGTGCTTCCTTGATCGCCGGTTCCGACGGTTCCAAGCAGGCCACCGCCAACGACCTCCAGGTCGCTCGACACCagggcaag TACTTCGGTTCTTTCGTCGGTACTTTCGTCAAGGGAAAGAACGCCGCTTAG